The following is a genomic window from Plasmodium yoelii strain 17X genome assembly, chromosome: 12.
gatatatttaaattaaaaaaggctgttgtatatatattttatgtttgcTTTTTCTTATGAATTCGAATACAcacaaacaaaaaaatttgcatatataattattataatactACTTATATATCCtcctttatttttaatacgatttaatataattcttAAAATTTATGCTCAAACTAAAAACTGTTTAATTAAAGAAATTGATATATGATGATCATAAAAAGTTATGATTTACTTcgaatttatatatatccttTAACAGGATGCAAAATTTAttgatttaaattttttttttttttctcatttatttaaactatagttgaaaaaataaacatataaaattcaactatattaatatgtgaaaaatattgttaatatTCTATAACATAcgagataaaataaatttgtgaAATTCGGGGGAAGAATATTCTCAAAATAATAGACACACATTattaaatgaatatttttattatagttATAATCTTagaaagataaaataaaatctcAATAtgtgagaaaaaaaaaaaaaaaaaaaacatacacACACATAAAACATTTGTATTAAATAGGTGTTAAAAATAGTATGCATATTGTAAAAgctatattatattgtatttatccgttttggatttttttttttttaacagtTTAGTAGGAATATTAAAACCTATGGGTGTGTACCCTACCAACGTTATTATGTTTGTAAAATATAGACAAATCGgtaatttttacaattttcaaaaaattatgaaatttACTAATTTTGTGAAATGGtcgtatatatatttccattttatttatttcccCTCCTTTTTCACTTTGCATTCAactaatattttattcattaaattgtttaatacataattccatgcaaataaaaaacaaacataaattaatataaatttttaagaTAGAAAAAggacaattatatatttttttaattttttcacaatttttttataacttgttcataattttttcacaatttgttcataattttttcgcaatttgttcataatttttttagtattCTATAAAATGTTGTTAAATTCAATttggtttttattttttgcattataaaaaaataagtgaAACATATAAACTTTTGGTTTTTATTTCActttgtttattttgttttttttaaattaaaaatataatttttttggtGGAATTTCCAGATATATGTTTTAGTACTATATACACCCATTTTGTCAGTTATTTTGTCAGCCATTTTGTCAGCCATTTTGTCAACTATTTTGTCAACTATTTTAGCTAAttatttgttaattatttttttgtttttttttgtttttttttgttttttttgttttttttgtttttttttgtttttttttcaatcaGATCATGAGTTATATGGAGAAATAATTAAaagttaaaaatgttaaCCAAGAGCTGAGTGAACAATATATTtagcattaaaaaaaataaaaaataaatatatattgaatGCATTTCTACAATTAAAAATCCGTTGTCTATAAGACAAATGTATGTAAAAATTCATTTTGTCTTATTTATCTTTTAACTAAAAATTTAGGTTACACACATTAATGCAATTCTTTAAATTGTGTTGTAAATTGATATGTTTTCTCTCTGTCCTTCTATATATACATGAGTTgttacacatttttttcaaaaatatatcatgcacagcaatatttttttaatagttTAAGCATGCACATGACATTTTAATTTCTCTTTTTTGAtcttgatatatatatatatattaaatatccTATACctggatatatatatgcatgcaCACAAATAtcgtatatacatatatatatattttttttttttttttttttacattttcgATCCTAtttataattcatttttttataactttcAGAATAATCactatttttactattacACTTTTGTAATTCCCccaaaatatattcaataaTACAcgtacatataaatatgcacATACATATACAACTGTGacattgttaatatttttgtttctatttcatttttattcattacTTAATGCGCTTTATCTATGAAAAATAaccaaattaaaataataagatctttcaataaaatattactataatcATAGTAACATACAACattatattaacaaaaaataaaagtaaagaGTGTGGCACcctatgcatatattttcaCATATCTCTAAGGCCAATCAAATGAATGCAAGACAATATAAAGGGAACATAAATTCAAGAAATAAACAGGTAGCCAATAATTCCATAAAATtcgatttaaataaaaaaaaaactagcCAAAAAAATGCAAGTTTTATACAAACTAATTTAAAAGTGAATACGCAAAAACAAAGTAACAATATGAGAAATAGTATAGGAAacaacataaataatatagaatTAAAATGGCATAAATATTTAGATAATGTGTTAAAACTAAATGAATATGTAAAACTTCCAAATAGCATAAATAATGAacgtgataaaaaaaaatggaaaaaagcACACACTttaagaaataaaatgaaagaaTATGATCTTCTGACACgaagaaaattatttaataataatattattaataataaagcCAAGTTAAATAGAGAAAGATATATTGTGTTAAACCGAATTCCAAGATATAGAGAAGCATTCCCATCTGTTTTAGATACTTCAAATAAAATCAAAGAAGATATTATACGAACTTATCTTAAATCTCATGCATGTTATTTAGTTtctgaaatgaaaaaaaataatgataacaaTGATAATGTCAATAATATGAGCTTTCGAAATACCATACAAATGAATAATAACACAAATACCAATCCTGTTAATGTTACTGCTAAATCtatgaaaaatatgcaaaaaaaaaatattagcaCAAATGGAAAGGGTAATAATTCTTtaaatcatttatataacaagacaataaattattcaaatggagaaaaaaataaaaaaaataatctttCATATAATTTGTGGGAAAAAGCaatgatgaaaaatttaaaaaaagaaaatatgatgaaaCAACAAAATGAcaataaatatttgaaaaaaattgatcaaaaaaaaaacaaaaaacaaatatataattatagaaATAATGCTAATAATAATTCGAAGGAAAATGAtcttaaaaattataatattcaaataaatgGTGTCTAttcaaatttaaataataataggaAAAAAACAAGTATGCCTAATATAATTCccaaaaatatacatatagaaACGGATTTATATAAcattggaaaaaataaaaatttatttgattatGGACAAAATGTTGTTGTTCATGATGAAAAAAGAGAGGATGCTTATGAAATTTATCCCAATACTCCCcaaatgaattttatttcaaaagAGCAAAATAATTCCCTTCAAAATTTGAATATGCATTATTCGACTGCTGATTCCAAAGATGATTTGCCAATTAGagaaaattttaaaacaGATCATATGCGTGATGTTTCAAATACGCAATATcaatattcaaataaaacCAATTCTAATGAATATGTAAATGAATACTCAAATAATCGAATGGgggaaaattatgaaaattataataaaaaaaaaactagcTGTGGTTATAAAAAAGATagattttctttatttggaAGGATTAAACataataaagatatagaAGTAAAACTACTTTTAAACAAAGCCTGATTTTAGGGGAAAATTGTATACATATTACAGGATATAATTACCAAATTTTAAGACAATAAGTgaaaattattgaaaaaaaaaaaaaaatatatatagctaaaaatatgaaaaaaaaaatatatatagccaaaatttgaaaaaaatatatatatagccaaaatttgaaaaaaaaaaatgttgcacacatgtatatatagaaTAAAAACCAAGTGCCAGAGAAACGAATAATATGTATTACAGTAATAAAACATCGTTTTTAACAATATTGCAATTATAGACCATAAAATTGGTAAAAATGCATAAAGTGTAgaaggaaaataaatatataattatatatatatatatatcgaaAGAAGggaataatgaaaataagtGTGTATTTTACATGCACATGTCAGCGTGAAAATTTTTGTTATTCTTCATTTACCTgaattgttaataaaattttggtaacatttattttatcaaaataatgaaatattgtttttgatAAATTTACAATGATTTAATCTTGtgtattcatataaaaaatcagATATGATACGCATGTTAAATTAAACAAGTTTTGCAATGTATAACTATTGGCATCTTTTGCCTATGTTTGTTTCGCTTgaaatttaattatacaatttatcttattcacttttttttatgatattttaCTGGACCAATTGAGTAATATTgtttatatcatttatattatttgcattatttatattatttgcattatttatattatttgcttatttatattatttgcttatttatattatttgcattatttatattatttgcattatttatattgtttatattatttgcattattttttctctgaAATAGTTGTTGATTATCGGCCACCACAACAACagaattttaaaattttaaaaaataaaatgaatatgaattttactaatttttgaaaaagggaaaaaaataatttaattccAAGAAAAAAACAGAATAAAACTAAGccatattttgaaaatttaaaaattattaattttttaatttcattaatCTTTACATTTTTCTCATTTAATGGCAAACTTGTATTATCTCCATCAATAGGTGGGTTTATATAACTATCTATAAGTCCGTTATAAAAATTACTTAGTGTatcaaatattaaattatcattattaaataGTTCTggattatttataatatatttttctacgaattttaatttatatcttTCCTCTTCAAAACTTCTAATGTTAAATGATTGAAAAAGTAATTCGTTACGAATTTTATTGTTTGTATTATaaacattttcatttattttagaatcaaaattattttcctttatactatttgtttcattatctaatttattattttctttatttatcgATTCGCTATTTGGTGTATCAGTTGGTGCGTTGTCTAATTTGacattcttttttttgtcattAATTTTTGCAAAAACAACAAAATTTGGTGATTGAAAATAACCTAATAAACTGattgatattaaaaatattagatagaaaatattttttttacattttttttttttaacccTTTTATACATATGATCTACATTGCTCCAGgtatttaatttgttttttatttccattgaaaaaataaaaataaaaaaataatacaaatagtGATGTAGTGACGTAGTGATGTAGCGATGTAGTGATGTAGTGATGTAGTGATGTAGTGATGTAGTGATGTAGTGACGTAGTGACGTAGTGACGAAATAGCActatattaacaaaaatttaGACTACACATAAAATGATAGGAGAAAAACACAaacttaatatattttttaatttaaaatattttcatttcgTATAAAATactagttttatttttacattttttttcttataaaatGTTGAAAGTTAAAatagtattaaaaataaaaaagacaaTTTTTATCTCTTATATGGATCTGTATTTATAAGCACATTTTAgctatacattttttttaatatcattgttcatattattttattttttacgtgtctattttaaaattattataaaaatcaaaaaattgTTGAATATACaaacataattatatttatacatatatttattaattttagaaaaattataatttaataccATTTAATAACAATGCTTTTTCTAAAATCATTGGAAATGTGTGTATTacctttttttcttttatttttttaaatcctttgaacgataaaaatatattttgaaaaagataagaaatataaagtaagcatattaatatatgaaaattcataaaatactctactattttttttacattcttatatttttcaccaattatttttttatttttataaaaacatatatgaTCTTCCTTATTTGAGAATCAGATAAATAAATCTGGGAATTTATGAAAAGGTGAACCATATATgattatatccatttttcTCTTTTCTTTAAAATTGTTAGAAAATTAAGCGATTACcaatttattcatataatacaaaatttatcaagcacatatatgtgtatacaaAATGACTTGAACTTTATATCTACACATTATAGAATATCTTTTATAATGCCAAGttgtatttttctatatccATATAAAATGAGCAGCATATGTATAAGGGATATACATTTTCGCGATAGCTCGCTTTTGATTAATTCTTATCATACATATTGATAAAGAACATTTATTTGTAGCCCCTTCTCTATTTGTAACTCTCTACTCATTCGTAACCCATTTTCTACATATTCGTACATAATATGCTGCTTATATTATGCCAAAGTgggaataatatttttcgaCAAAAATAAAGCGtatcacataataatatttttcgtACAAAACATTAAAATggcatttaaaaaaaaaaaaaaaaacttataatttttttaatttttttattttttcatttttcatttttcattttttatttttcattttttattttttattttttatttttaattttttattttttatttttaattttttttaaatgtacAGAGTATATCATTTGTTTGgtgatttatttatatcccaatttttgtaatttttttgttttattttttttcatacattttttcatttcaaaTTTGATGATTTTGATGAAGAAAAATTGGTAATACCCCAAAACACCACATAAGAAATAGTAAGCAACTAGccaaaaaattggaaaaaatatatgtgtaaTAATCCATATTCGAAATAAAACTATGAGTAATGATGGGTATAATAAGagtttaaataaatataaagagtCTGGAACAGTAGAtaaaggaaataataatacaaaagtTATTTATTCACATCAAAATGTaaatttatcaaattttataaaaacagGAAATTCACACAAAGGTGTTTGCCCCTATACAGCAATGGAAAAGGCATATGATTTGCCAAcaaatttatcaaaaaataaagaagaggaaacaaaatataatttaccAAATAATacagaaaatgataaaataaaacttgAAGAAATATTCGCACTTGAAACATTAATGCAaatatcaaataatatatttataaatacaaatCATAGTATAACAAaagaagatataaatataaaaaattgtaaaatagtaatatatgaatcaaataattttttacaagATTCAAATAAAGGAGATGatgaatttattaatatgctattttattttcaaaataagaattatatattttttcttatatattgtttaaataaaaaaaatgtagtctatttaaaattttttaatccTTTATTAATtgaaaaggaaaatatagaatcaataaatttattttttattaataattgcTTTCCTCATATTGTCTTAGGATTAAATAATGGAAAAATGTGTTTATATAATCATGAAGGTGTTATATGTAtgcaaaataaatttattgattgtaaaataaaaaagatatttatagaatataattataattatattttatttcttcatgaaaataatacagttataaattcaaattcaaatttaattaaacatGCCTTAGAaacaaataacaaaatattacctattgattatatatttactgttaataaaaatataccaataaatcatataatacttcgatataataatacattagaTTCTATAAATAGAGATTTATATTCAGCATTtggaaaaaatgatattgttaaatatataaataattgcACATCAGAAAATGTAGatgaatttgaaaaaaatacaaatagtTTTAATTTGAATGGACCTAGAAATGCAAGTTATATTATAACATCCAAAAATATGACTTGGgcaattttaaatataattaaacctAATGTTAAATTcgattttttgataaaaagaGAATCTTATGGTGCTTCAGAAAAATTAAGTTCTAAAATTAATaactttataaaaaatatatttgtaaaagATGGTGaatcattattaaatatatcttctaataaaattcatataaataatcttaatcaaaatatatcaataaataatataaataataataaccattctatatatgcatttaatACAAATATGATATACACATTTAATGACCCTAAAAGACAAATTATTGATATTTGTATATGTCCATGGAATAATTACTTAGTTTTAGCAATTGATAATTTAGGTAGATTgtgtttatataatatttcaagATTGAATATTTTGTACATGTGGAAAAGTTATAGATCAGCTTTTATgagttttataataaaaaaaaataataaccaactagctaaaaatataaaaaatgataattccacaaaaattattaacagcaatattttttatgtcacTTCAACTGATAAGagttataaaaaaggaatatttttttatattaaaccAAGAAATTTAATTGAAATATGGGATataaatacattatataaaatatatgaaataagAACTTTTGATGAcccaattttatttaaattttttttcaaaaatcaTGATATTCCTAAtgatgtatatttttttaatacaaatacCCATGTATTTGTGATTAATTCGAAATTTGAAGTTCTTCACATAAAATGGGTTTAAAAGATTGAGACCTTTTCTGTTCCGCTCGATTGTTATGTCTTTCAAACTgattatcttcattttttttttttacccgCGTAAAGAAGACATAAAATCACCTTTacaatttgttatttttaacatgtacacattttattttttttattgcttgttcataattttttggGTACATGCACACATAATGTAAACATGTGTGTGTACACCTCAATGTAAATTGttttaacataaataatgtaaaaattaaaaattaaattccaaataaatttgttaaagTTATATGTATTGTTGGAAAAATTCGTTTATGTTGTAATTGGAAGAGCACAAAATATGTgcattattttcttcttaaaacggaaagaaaaaaagaaaatataaattaaatggcataaaatataaagattagcgaaataaaatataaattaaatggaTAAACTATAAAGATTAgcgaaataaaataaattacgCGTGTAATTGCCCTATTTGTACTTCAAAATTAAGTCAGGGCATTTCGATAGTgcaaagaaaattatataactCTATGCCCACACGAAGAAATACacataatacataaaaaaaatggagaatatatattttttttttttttcccccttgtaaattttttaccataataatttaaaataataaatattaagcATATcgaaaatatatcaaatcaTCAAACTTTCATTTTAAACcttttatttatacacatattatttttctaataatatGGTGTATGTTCttttatcacttttttttttttttctagtTTTGGATTATGGAATATCGAAAATCATAAAGCAAAGAAAGGGGGGGAAAGGGAAAAGATATATATGTCAATCTTCATTTGgtttaaaataatttgattAAAATTGGTAAACTTGTTCCAATTTGGCTTGCTCATTTTTATCATGCTCCAATTTGGCTTgctcatttttatcatactTAATTGGCttgtcatttttatcatattcaATTGGCttgtcatttttatcatattcaATTGGCttgtcatttttatcatactTAATTTTCCTCTGTCAATGGAATGGTTATTGTTTCGTTAGTTGGTATTTCCGATTTCGAGTATTTAGAAATGTGCTTATcttttttatacaatttttttttattggaaTCGGTAAAATTTGAATGTGGATAATGTCTGTAATCTTGCTTATATTGAGTTGGATAATATTGTTGCGAATGATAAttagaatatttatttatttgtacagaatttttttgattattaaaattagaACTATTATTGTATATTCGACTATTACCTAAATTATGAGATAAATTTCCTATATGTGAATTCATGAAATTATTTGCATCTATATCTTTTTGAGAAGCTTTTAACAATGATTTTAAAGAATCTAAAACGTTATTAACTTTAgcattttgtatattttcaGTTATATAATATCCCATGTTTGTATCTCCTCCTTTATTCAAATAAGATGGTGATTTACCAATATCATTATATGTGTTATCATTTTCCAATCTTAATAAAGAATTTATAATAGgtgtaatatttatatttccttGTGttgtgtttttatttttatatgaattataatttaGATTAGAATCATTATTTAGATAATATTCATAATTATAGTTATTTCTAGATCCTAAATTGAgcttatcatttatatttagaTGTTTGTTATATGTTCCTAAATTAGAATTTCCCcaattattttcaatattaattccattatttattccaatattatttgttatttttttattcatcaTCATATAAtctatattcatattatttttattaacatcatttatattattatcataaaatttcTTTTTAAGATTTCCATTTTCCATAGAATGttgtttattaatatttcgataattatattgttcattatttatagggaaagaataattttcatttccTATTCCAACAGTTGATCGTTTAATAATTTCATGTTCCATAGATTCATGTGTAAgcttatttgaatttaaattttttataatatctaatatatttttacctccatcttttatatataaattattgtctTCTGTTTGTCCGATAATATTGCTTCCATTTTTAAAACTGTTACTATTTTTccaattattttcatataaatttaaagaattATGTTTTTCAATATCTTCCATACTTTTATTACGTTCTTTGATTAGCGATATTTGTTTCATAACCAGTTCTGCAACTGTGTTACTCAATTGCTTTGACTCTCCACCACCACTACCACTATCACCACTAATATTATTGCCACCACTATCACCACTAATATTGTTACCACCACTAATAATATTACCACcactaataatattattattattattattattattgttagaCACGTTTTCATTTGTATATACACAATTCAGGCtgttattattaacattagTGTATGTGGAATTTTCTAACACTCTACTATACATTTCGCTAGCTCCATGATTTGGTATTGTCCCAAGATTTCCATTGattccattattattatatcgaACCCCTATTTCTGTTCcggttttatttttattatttagaTACTTGATTAAATTTCCACTATCATTCTCATCagtgttattatttttaaaccaTTTTGCAAAATTGCTTTTTGCTaaattttcttcatcattatCTTTAAATATTGAATAATTGTTATTTCGATGTGTTCCTtgtatatcattatttatctGTACTTCTTTACCAATTTTTAACCGACTATTCACAAAACTGTTATTAACATTGTTAACGCTATTAACGCTATTAACATTGTTAGCGTTGCCATCATTTATCATATCTGCATTTAACTTATTATAATTCCTTCCTTTTATATCATATtctctttcatttttttgtgaaaattttttaatatcgcCAAGTGTAAATATTTCGTGGTTACCTTTTTTCCCATATATTAAGGGATTATCCCAATATTTATCGggatcatttttattaatatgttcATAAGCTGGCGAATACTGCGAATGTTGCGAGTATTGTGAGTATTGTGATTGGTTCTGATAGTTTCCATTCTCCTTATTATGATAGTTTCCATTCTCCTTATTATGATAGTTTCCATTCTCCTTGTTATGATAGTTTCCATTTCGGTCATATTTATTTCCATAATGCACATTCGCATTATATCCTAATCCGTTGTTTCTCTCTTTTTCAGTTAAATGAATTTTACCATCTACatctatgtatatattatttattggcaaattataacaattatcatctatatatttaaaacctTTCGGATtcgaattatttatattgttcagataaatatttgaatttttattttgtccatcaaatttatcataataatatccattttttgtcctattattattattatataaataattatgatttaaattttgaGATGATGTATAGTTATTGTTATTTGTGGATTCATAATTTAGATAATGgttattattagaattaGAAATGTTGTAACTAATAGATTCTACACCTATTTCACCACCTTTATTGTTTGGTTgattaaatgaaaaagaattGTCATGTACATTTGAAGAGTTGTATCCATctctaatatatttattagaaTTTCCtcgaatatatttattttcttttataaaaaaactaCGATCTAATATATCATTTGGATCATCTTCTTTATCTGacttataatttaaaaatctTAACAAcaataattcatataaattatatcttAAGCATTCTTGTTTACTACTGttcatattatatgcattttcATCGCCATCATCATTTTGCCCATT
Proteins encoded in this region:
- a CDS encoding Rab3 GTPase-activating protein non-catalytic subunit, putative, whose product is MSNDGYNKSLNKYKESGTVDKGNNNTKVIYSHQNVNLSNFIKTGNSHKGVCPYTAMEKAYDLPTNLSKNKEEETKYNLPNNTENDKIKLEEIFALETLMQISNNIFINTNHSITKEDINIKNCKIVIYESNNFLQDSNKGDDEFINMLFYFQNKNYIFFLIYCLNKKNVVYLKFFNPLLIEKENIESINLFFINNCFPHIVLGLNNGKMCLYNHEGVICMQNKFIDCKIKKIFIEYNYNYILFLHENNTVINSNSNLIKHALETNNKILPIDYIFTVNKNIPINHIILRYNNTLDSINRDLYSAFGKNDIVKYINNCTSENVDEFEKNTNSFNLNGPRNASYIITSKNMTWAILNIIKPNVKFDFLIKRESYGASEKLSSKINNFIKNIFVKDGESLLNISSNKIHINNLNQNISINNINNNNHSIYAFNTNMIYTFNDPKRQIIDICICPWNNYLVLAIDNLGRLCLYNISRLNILYMWKSYRSAFMSFIIKKNNNQLAKNIKNDNSTKIINSNIFYVTSTDKSYKKGIFFYIKPRNLIEIWDINTLYKIYEIRTFDDPILFKFFFKNHDIPNDVYFFNTNTHVFVINSKFEVLHIKWV